The proteins below are encoded in one region of Flavobacterium nackdongense:
- a CDS encoding tetratricopeptide repeat protein, translated as MKSILYIFCCSMLFFSCNKREENKKETSKVKPVSANYSCSTPEVTDKLWYSTGKKAPLFKGLEGIHFPITTISKETQRYFDQGLMLSFGFNHAEAARSFFEATRQDPKSAMSWWGFAYVLGPNYNGGMEKDNFQRAFDAVKKAKLNASSCTQKEKDLIEALSHRYSIDTTAVRAELDSAYAVAMRKVYKKYSNDVTIGSLFAESLMDMHPWNLWNKDGTAQPWTPEIMTVLKKCIQQEPKHAGANHFYIHATEMSQHSEEAEASADLLRTLVPGSGHLVHMPSHTYIRMGRYHDGVLTNQKAVLIDSLYLEACHAQGAYPLGYYPHNYHFIAACATIAGESKAALDGAIKTANHAHKKLFRDPDWSTLQHYYSIPWYIEVKLGLWKDIMNSKAPEKDLKYPMVVWHYAQGMAMLSQNNIANAKKHLDGMKKIMLDTKIKDLTIWEGNSVFDLCTIASKILDGEINGKEKNYTKAIALLKEAVAIEDGLNYNEPPDWFFSVRHHLGAILLDAGEYKAAVKVFEEDLRNYPKNGWALKGLMNAYKNLGDKKKYEETKIRFEKAWKYADIKITSSRIL; from the coding sequence ATGAAATCAATTCTTTATATCTTTTGTTGTAGTATGCTTTTTTTTTCTTGTAACAAGCGTGAAGAAAATAAAAAAGAAACTTCAAAAGTCAAACCCGTCTCTGCCAACTACAGCTGCAGCACTCCCGAAGTAACGGACAAACTATGGTATTCCACAGGAAAAAAAGCTCCTTTGTTTAAAGGACTTGAAGGGATTCATTTTCCCATCACTACTATAAGTAAAGAAACACAACGCTATTTTGACCAAGGACTGATGCTTTCCTTTGGGTTCAATCATGCCGAAGCGGCACGTTCTTTTTTTGAAGCCACTCGTCAAGACCCAAAATCTGCTATGAGTTGGTGGGGTTTTGCCTATGTGTTGGGTCCAAACTATAATGGTGGCATGGAAAAAGATAATTTTCAACGAGCTTTTGATGCCGTGAAAAAAGCAAAATTAAATGCAAGTTCTTGTACTCAGAAAGAAAAAGATTTGATAGAAGCACTGAGTCATCGGTATTCAATTGATACTACTGCGGTTCGTGCTGAGTTAGATTCTGCCTATGCTGTTGCTATGCGAAAGGTGTATAAAAAGTATTCCAATGATGTAACCATTGGTTCACTGTTTGCCGAATCACTCATGGATATGCATCCATGGAATTTGTGGAATAAAGATGGTACTGCACAACCATGGACACCAGAGATTATGACAGTGCTAAAAAAATGCATCCAACAAGAACCCAAACATGCTGGGGCAAACCATTTCTATATTCATGCCACAGAAATGTCACAACACTCAGAAGAGGCAGAAGCCAGCGCAGATTTACTTCGCACTTTAGTTCCTGGTTCAGGTCATTTGGTTCACATGCCTTCGCATACCTATATAAGAATGGGTCGTTATCATGATGGCGTTTTAACTAATCAAAAAGCAGTATTAATTGACAGTTTATATCTTGAAGCTTGTCATGCTCAAGGTGCTTATCCTCTTGGCTATTATCCACATAATTATCATTTCATAGCTGCATGCGCCACGATTGCTGGCGAAAGCAAAGCAGCTCTAGATGGTGCTATTAAAACTGCCAATCACGCTCATAAAAAATTGTTTCGAGATCCCGATTGGTCTACATTACAACATTATTATTCCATTCCATGGTATATAGAAGTAAAACTTGGTTTGTGGAAAGATATTATGAATTCAAAAGCACCCGAAAAAGATTTGAAATATCCAATGGTGGTATGGCATTATGCGCAAGGCATGGCTATGTTGTCTCAAAACAATATAGCCAATGCAAAAAAACATCTCGATGGTATGAAAAAAATAATGTTGGACACCAAGATTAAAGATTTAACCATTTGGGAAGGTAATAGTGTGTTTGATTTGTGTACAATAGCTTCAAAAATACTTGATGGTGAAATAAATGGTAAGGAAAAAAATTATACTAAAGCCATTGCTCTTTTAAAGGAAGCGGTTGCAATAGAAGATGGATTGAACTATAATGAACCACCAGATTGGTTTTTTTCTGTTCGTCATCATTTAGGCGCTATATTATTGGATGCAGGAGAATATAAAGCTGCTGTAAAAGTATTTGAAGAAGATTTAAGAAATTATCCTAAAAACGGTTGGGCTTTGAAAGGGCTAATGAATGCTTATAAAAATCTTGGTGACAAAAAGAAATATGAAGAAACAAAAATCCGATTTGAAAAGGCTTGGAAATATGCTGATATAAAAATTACTTCTTCTAGGATACTGTAA
- a CDS encoding DUF6544 family protein produces the protein MTTILSCNSSKKMFQLKKSEEFAAQPIKAESVLSIQETAHLPACVQKYLEFAGAIGKSKPQNVCIEFDAEMYRKPGDKPMKAYSIQHNFYGKFSRLFLMSASKMGIPFQALHIYKNESAIFQVKVANLFKVVDIGGEELSRAETVTLLNDMCIFAPGNLIDKRLTWSDSDSLSTKVTLTNGKYIVSAIVYFNELGELINFMSDDRSALQDDCTMKNIKWTTPVSNYQEIEGRMIPTVGKTIWHYPEGEFTYGVFKLRSIKYNVEK, from the coding sequence ATGACAACTATTTTATCTTGTAATTCTTCAAAAAAAATGTTTCAACTCAAGAAATCAGAAGAATTCGCTGCACAGCCAATTAAGGCAGAAAGCGTACTTAGTATACAAGAAACTGCTCATTTGCCTGCTTGTGTGCAAAAATACTTGGAATTTGCAGGTGCTATAGGCAAAAGCAAGCCTCAAAATGTTTGCATCGAATTTGATGCAGAGATGTACCGTAAGCCGGGTGACAAACCTATGAAAGCATATTCCATCCAGCATAACTTTTATGGGAAATTCTCCCGTCTGTTTCTGATGTCGGCAAGTAAAATGGGTATTCCTTTTCAAGCATTGCACATATACAAAAATGAGAGCGCAATTTTTCAAGTAAAAGTAGCCAACCTTTTCAAAGTGGTCGATATCGGTGGAGAGGAATTGTCTAGGGCCGAAACCGTAACCCTGCTCAACGATATGTGTATTTTTGCTCCAGGAAACCTAATTGACAAACGTTTAACATGGAGTGATTCTGATTCGCTTTCAACAAAAGTTACACTTACCAATGGAAAGTATATTGTTTCGGCAATAGTATACTTTAATGAATTAGGCGAATTAATCAATTTTATGTCAGATGACAGGTCTGCTTTGCAGGATGATTGTACAATGAAAAATATTAAATGGACAACTCCAGTTTCAAATTATCAAGAAATAGAAGGGAGAATGATACCTACAGTTGGTAAAACCATCTGGCATTATCCTGAAGGTGAATTTACTTACGGTGTTTTTAAATTAAGAAGTATAAAGTATAATGTGGAGAAATAA
- a CDS encoding DUF1398 domain-containing protein — protein MFTIDQIKEAHSKVKSGADFPVYIQDLIALGVQGYDIFVHDGHEEYFGAEDYRLATTKNYDALEVAASVNKERFIEFLVMHQNGQSDYPSFCHQAAQCGIAKWSVNIIAMTCTYFDPTDTAILIEKI, from the coding sequence ATGTTCACCATTGACCAAATAAAAGAAGCACATTCCAAAGTAAAATCCGGTGCTGATTTCCCAGTTTACATTCAAGATTTAATAGCATTAGGCGTTCAAGGTTATGACATTTTCGTACACGATGGTCACGAAGAATATTTTGGAGCAGAGGACTACCGCCTTGCCACAACCAAAAATTACGATGCTTTAGAAGTTGCAGCATCCGTAAACAAGGAACGTTTTATCGAATTTCTGGTGATGCACCAAAACGGTCAAAGCGATTATCCAAGTTTTTGTCATCAGGCAGCACAGTGCGGCATTGCGAAATGGAGCGTGAATATTATTGCGATGACTTGCACCTATTTTGACCCAACCGACACCGCAATTCTGATCGAAAAAATCTAA
- a CDS encoding sulfite exporter TauE/SafE family protein translates to MSMDLVGLIIAGLVVGFIVGMTGVGGGSLMTPILLWFGIPPSTAVGTDLLYAAITKSGGIYVHNKKKNINWTITAWLTLGSVPAALLTLWLLHYLKTDLDVLNKIIKYSLGWALLFTSIAIVFKKRLLAFSQKHAGDKFHSESKTQNFLTVAIGVMLGATVTLTSIGAGALGTVTLFFLYPLLPTPKLVGTEIAHAVPLTLVAGLGHASMGNLDFNVLGHLLLGSLPGIYLGSLLSGKLPDLLLRNAIAMMLFYVGFKLVV, encoded by the coding sequence ATGTCTATGGATTTAGTAGGGTTAATAATTGCAGGATTGGTAGTTGGCTTTATAGTGGGGATGACGGGAGTAGGTGGAGGTTCATTGATGACCCCAATTTTATTATGGTTTGGAATTCCCCCATCTACTGCGGTGGGCACTGATTTGTTGTACGCTGCCATTACAAAATCCGGCGGTATTTATGTTCATAATAAGAAAAAAAATATCAATTGGACGATTACAGCTTGGCTTACGCTAGGTAGCGTTCCTGCGGCTTTACTGACTTTGTGGCTACTGCATTATTTGAAAACTGATTTAGATGTTTTGAATAAAATCATTAAATACAGCTTAGGTTGGGCTTTATTATTTACCTCAATAGCCATTGTATTCAAAAAACGATTGTTGGCATTTTCGCAGAAACATGCCGGCGATAAATTTCACAGCGAAAGCAAAACACAAAATTTCTTGACAGTGGCAATCGGCGTGATGCTTGGGGCAACGGTCACACTCACTTCGATTGGCGCAGGCGCGTTGGGAACGGTTACTTTGTTTTTTCTTTATCCGCTTTTGCCGACCCCCAAATTGGTAGGAACGGAGATTGCGCACGCTGTTCCTTTGACCTTAGTGGCTGGATTGGGTCACGCCTCGATGGGAAATCTGGACTTTAATGTTTTAGGGCATTTATTGTTGGGGTCTTTACCAGGCATTTATTTAGGCAGTTTACTCAGTGGAAAATTGCCCGATTTATTGCTTAGAAATGCCATCGCAATGATGTTATTTTACGTTGGTTTCAAGTTGGTTGTTTAA
- the dnaK gene encoding molecular chaperone DnaK, with protein MGKIIGIDLGTTNSCVSVMEGSEAVVIPNAEGKRTTPSIIAFVEGGEIKVGDPAKRQAVTNPTKTIASIKRFMGHSFAEITEEAKRVPYSVVKGDNNTPRVDIDGRLYTAQELSAMTLQKMKKTAEDYLGQTVTEAVITVPAYFNDAQRQATKEAGEIAGLKVMRIINEPTAAALAYGLDKKGKDQKIAVYDLGGGTFDISVLELGDGVFEVLSTDGDTHLGGDDFDHQIIDWLADEFKAEEGIDLRLDPMSLQRIKEAAEKAKIELSSSAETEINLPYVTATASGPKHLVKKLTRAKFEQLTDSLVKRSMAPVAKALKNANLSVSDIDEVILVGGSTRIPRIVEEVEKFFGKKASKGVNPDEVVAIGAAIQGGVLSGDVKDVLLLDVTPLSLGIETMGGVMTTLIESNTTIPTKKSQVFSTAADSQPTVEIHVLQGARAMAADNKTIGRFHLDGIPPAPRGVPQIEVTFDIDANGIIKVSATDKGTGKSHDIRIEASSGLTAEEIERMKKDAEANAESDKIARERAEKLNEADGMIFQTESQLKELGEKLTDENKVAIEYALTELRMAHQSQDIPAIQTALDNINAAWKKATEAMYAQGEQAQGGAQQPQGEQPQGDNVEDVEFEEVK; from the coding sequence ATGGGTAAAATAATCGGAATTGATTTAGGTACTACCAACTCTTGTGTTTCTGTAATGGAAGGTAGCGAGGCAGTAGTTATTCCTAATGCAGAAGGAAAAAGAACTACACCATCTATCATCGCTTTTGTTGAAGGTGGAGAAATTAAAGTAGGGGATCCTGCAAAAAGACAAGCAGTAACTAATCCAACTAAGACTATTGCTTCTATCAAACGTTTTATGGGGCATTCTTTTGCTGAAATCACTGAAGAAGCAAAAAGAGTTCCGTATTCAGTAGTAAAAGGGGACAACAATACACCACGTGTGGATATTGATGGTCGTTTGTACACTGCTCAAGAATTGTCAGCAATGACACTTCAAAAAATGAAAAAAACTGCCGAAGACTATTTGGGTCAAACAGTTACTGAAGCGGTTATCACCGTTCCTGCTTACTTTAATGATGCACAACGTCAGGCTACGAAAGAAGCTGGTGAAATTGCAGGTCTTAAAGTAATGCGTATTATCAACGAACCAACTGCTGCTGCACTAGCTTATGGTTTAGATAAAAAAGGTAAAGATCAAAAAATTGCTGTTTACGATTTAGGTGGAGGTACTTTTGATATCTCGGTTCTTGAATTAGGTGACGGAGTTTTCGAAGTATTATCTACTGATGGTGACACTCACTTAGGAGGAGATGATTTTGACCACCAAATTATTGACTGGTTGGCTGACGAATTCAAAGCGGAAGAAGGTATCGATTTGCGTTTAGACCCTATGTCTTTGCAACGTATCAAAGAAGCTGCTGAAAAAGCAAAAATTGAATTGTCATCTTCTGCTGAAACTGAAATCAACTTGCCTTACGTTACAGCTACTGCTTCTGGACCAAAACACTTGGTTAAAAAATTGACTAGAGCTAAATTCGAACAATTAACTGACTCTTTAGTAAAACGTTCTATGGCTCCTGTGGCTAAAGCGTTGAAAAATGCTAATTTATCAGTTTCTGATATCGACGAAGTGATCTTGGTAGGAGGTTCTACTCGTATCCCAAGAATCGTTGAAGAGGTGGAGAAATTCTTTGGTAAAAAAGCGTCTAAAGGTGTAAACCCTGATGAAGTTGTTGCTATTGGAGCAGCTATTCAAGGTGGAGTTCTTTCTGGAGATGTAAAAGATGTATTGTTATTAGACGTTACACCTTTATCTTTAGGTATCGAAACTATGGGTGGAGTGATGACTACATTAATCGAGTCTAACACAACTATTCCAACTAAAAAATCGCAAGTATTCTCTACGGCTGCAGATTCTCAACCAACAGTTGAAATCCACGTATTGCAAGGTGCTAGAGCAATGGCTGCTGATAATAAAACTATTGGTCGTTTCCACTTAGATGGTATTCCACCAGCACCGAGAGGTGTTCCACAAATTGAAGTAACTTTTGATATTGATGCTAATGGTATTATCAAAGTTTCTGCAACTGACAAAGGAACTGGTAAATCTCACGATATTCGTATCGAAGCTTCATCTGGATTGACAGCTGAAGAAATCGAAAGAATGAAAAAAGATGCTGAAGCGAACGCTGAGTCTGACAAAATCGCAAGAGAAAGAGCTGAAAAATTGAACGAAGCAGACGGAATGATCTTCCAAACTGAGTCTCAATTGAAAGAACTTGGCGAAAAATTGACAGACGAAAACAAAGTGGCTATCGAGTACGCTTTGACTGAATTGAGAATGGCTCACCAATCTCAAGACATTCCAGCTATCCAAACGGCGCTTGATAACATCAACGCAGCTTGGAAAAAAGCTACTGAAGCGATGTATGCACAAGGAGAACAAGCTCAAGGTGGTGCTCAACAACCACAAGGAGAGCAACCACAAGGAGACAACGTAGAAGACGTTGAATTCGAAGAGGTAAAATAG
- a CDS encoding DUF2975 domain-containing protein, translating into MKAKNNFVFIVLHIVAWIIFVGLCIEAGALLVNFAFSIFKPEVVGNLYEKMDLSALYNSSHWVFYGMYSFVLFISILKCILFYIVIELLLKLDLEKPFNTFVSTKITRLSNMTLAIGLVSFIGREVGKNWQHRGYEIEPLNKFFVDSQAFILMAAVVYVIALIFKKGIEIQSENELTI; encoded by the coding sequence ATGAAAGCAAAAAACAACTTTGTATTTATTGTGCTACACATTGTGGCTTGGATTATTTTTGTAGGCTTGTGCATTGAAGCCGGTGCCTTATTGGTCAATTTTGCATTTAGTATTTTCAAACCTGAAGTCGTCGGTAATTTATACGAAAAAATGGATTTAAGCGCCTTGTACAATAGCAGTCACTGGGTATTTTATGGAATGTATAGTTTTGTTTTATTCATTTCGATTCTTAAATGTATTTTATTTTATATTGTTATTGAGCTACTGCTCAAGTTAGATCTTGAAAAACCATTCAATACTTTTGTTTCTACAAAAATTACTCGTTTGAGTAATATGACACTTGCTATTGGGCTTGTGAGCTTTATCGGTCGTGAGGTTGGAAAAAACTGGCAACATCGCGGATACGAAATCGAGCCCTTGAATAAATTTTTTGTCGATAGTCAAGCCTTTATTTTGATGGCAGCTGTAGTCTATGTCATCGCTCTGATTTTCAAAAAAGGAATTGAAATTCAATCCGAAAACGAATTAACGATCTAA
- a CDS encoding helix-turn-helix domain-containing protein — MAIIVNLDVMMAKRKMSLNDLSAKVDLTLSNLSILKTGKAKAIRFSTLEAICKALNCQPGDILEYNTEEE, encoded by the coding sequence ATGGCAATTATAGTAAACCTAGATGTTATGATGGCGAAACGTAAAATGTCGCTAAATGATCTTTCGGCAAAGGTAGATTTAACCTTGTCCAACCTTTCTATTCTGAAAACAGGAAAAGCCAAAGCCATTCGATTCAGCACCCTGGAAGCCATATGCAAAGCCTTGAATTGCCAACCGGGAGATATATTGGAATACAATACCGAAGAAGAATAA
- a CDS encoding Crp/Fnr family transcriptional regulator, with product MDKIQKIKKSIEPIISLTEDELSILCNAFEYKSLKKNEFFLKEGQVCDYMGLLSSGVMIYFKTLENGDEITVHFAFEGDWVNNNLSRLNNSPSAINIKAIKDSEILVINQAAIANLYLQIPKIERLGRILTEQAFIKFVQQTLEFQTLSAKDRYENLLKNHPEIFQKVQLYHIANYLGIAPKSLSRIRKELFD from the coding sequence ATGGACAAAATTCAAAAAATAAAGAAAAGTATCGAGCCAATAATTTCTTTAACTGAAGATGAATTATCGATATTATGTAATGCTTTTGAATATAAAAGCTTAAAAAAGAACGAATTTTTTCTAAAAGAAGGTCAGGTTTGCGATTATATGGGTTTACTAAGTTCTGGGGTTATGATATATTTCAAAACTTTAGAAAACGGGGATGAAATAACCGTTCACTTTGCGTTTGAAGGTGACTGGGTAAATAATAATTTAAGCCGATTAAACAACTCTCCATCAGCCATAAATATTAAAGCAATTAAGGATTCAGAGATCCTAGTCATTAATCAAGCCGCTATAGCTAATTTATATCTTCAAATTCCAAAAATAGAACGATTGGGGCGGATATTAACAGAACAGGCTTTTATAAAATTTGTGCAGCAAACATTGGAATTTCAAACGCTTTCCGCAAAAGATCGTTATGAGAACCTACTTAAAAACCATCCGGAAATATTCCAAAAAGTCCAATTGTACCATATTGCTAATTATTTAGGAATAGCTCCTAAGTCCTTAAGCCGAATCCGTAAAGAATTATTCGATTAG
- a CDS encoding EFR1 family ferrodoxin (N-terminal region resembles flavodoxins. C-terminal ferrodoxin region binds two 4Fe-4S clusters.), giving the protein MDLSKTISQKTFQKIIIYYFSGTGNSRNVALWMAGVAKENSIKSHIVNIAHIDRKSVVTPEPDTLIIFLSPVHGFNYPPIMVNFITHFPKGKNKVVLMNTRAGMLIGKFITPGLSGIAFYLSALVLLLKGFSIQAILAVDMPSNWISIHPGLNDRTIKFLHEKNKDRVEKFTHKVIRHKRYFKHFVEVYDILFAPIALAYYVSGRFFLAKTYFASADCDNCGLCIKTCPVKGVKMVENRPFWTFNCESCMKCMSNCPKKAIETGHGFSIAGVHIFFSVILVLFYNYFNIYFSWIENAMLITIAESVLFIAFIGIWYRLVHSLLRFKVLERLTVYTSLTKYKWWGKRYKALMTM; this is encoded by the coding sequence ATGGATCTTTCAAAAACAATTTCACAAAAGACATTTCAGAAAATAATCATCTACTATTTTTCGGGAACTGGAAATTCAAGAAACGTGGCACTATGGATGGCTGGGGTGGCGAAGGAAAACAGCATCAAAAGCCACATTGTAAACATTGCTCATATTGACAGAAAGTCTGTGGTAACTCCAGAACCTGACACGCTCATTATCTTCTTGTCTCCAGTACACGGGTTCAATTACCCACCCATAATGGTCAATTTTATTACGCATTTCCCAAAAGGGAAGAACAAGGTGGTTCTTATGAACACGAGAGCTGGTATGCTGATTGGTAAATTTATAACTCCCGGACTTTCAGGTATTGCTTTTTACCTTTCGGCTTTAGTATTATTACTAAAAGGGTTCTCGATACAAGCAATTTTGGCGGTTGATATGCCCTCAAACTGGATTTCAATTCACCCTGGACTGAACGATCGGACAATAAAATTTCTACACGAAAAGAACAAAGACCGAGTAGAGAAATTCACACATAAAGTAATACGTCACAAAAGGTATTTTAAACATTTTGTAGAAGTGTACGACATTCTTTTTGCACCCATTGCACTTGCCTACTATGTGTCTGGCAGGTTCTTCTTAGCAAAAACCTATTTTGCTTCAGCCGATTGCGATAATTGTGGTTTGTGTATTAAAACTTGTCCAGTAAAAGGAGTTAAAATGGTTGAAAATCGCCCATTCTGGACTTTCAACTGTGAAAGTTGCATGAAGTGTATGAGCAATTGCCCAAAAAAAGCCATCGAAACAGGGCATGGATTTAGTATAGCTGGAGTCCATATTTTCTTTTCAGTAATTTTAGTGTTGTTTTACAACTATTTCAATATTTACTTTTCTTGGATTGAAAATGCAATGCTAATAACTATCGCTGAGTCAGTACTATTTATAGCTTTTATAGGTATTTGGTATAGATTGGTTCACTCGCTGTTACGCTTTAAAGTGCTAGAACGGTTAACAGTTTATACTTCGCTCACCAAATACAAATGGTGGGGAAAGCGCTATAAAGCCTTGATGACAATGTAG
- a CDS encoding HU family DNA-binding protein, which yields MAVPFTAVGRTNPSQPKNPLRYYPRATQSGVVDLEELSERVSASCSATPSDCSAVIIGLVTEISKSLDQGNIVRLGQLGSFQVSVQGTSSPSPEELTSKNISRSSIVFRPGKKLKTMLNQLKFYKKK from the coding sequence ATGGCAGTCCCTTTTACAGCGGTTGGGCGAACGAACCCCAGCCAACCTAAAAATCCGTTACGGTATTATCCAAGAGCCACCCAAAGCGGTGTTGTCGATTTAGAAGAATTGTCAGAACGCGTATCGGCCAGTTGCTCAGCAACACCCTCTGACTGTTCGGCCGTTATTATTGGTTTGGTTACCGAAATTTCAAAATCGCTTGACCAAGGAAATATTGTTCGTTTAGGACAATTGGGCTCCTTTCAGGTGAGTGTTCAAGGCACAAGTAGCCCGAGTCCTGAGGAACTTACTTCCAAAAATATTTCAAGAAGCTCTATTGTTTTTCGACCCGGAAAAAAATTAAAAACAATGCTCAATCAATTGAAGTTTTATAAGAAAAAGTGA
- a CDS encoding SulP family inorganic anion transporter, protein MGIFFWNMNRALKYYRIIWFKHDLPAGLSVFLVALPLCLGIALASGAPLYSGILSGIIGGLVVSLASGSQLAVSGPAAGLSTMVAAAIITLGDFQLFMLAVMVAGFFQLALGLLKLGTIANYFPSSVIKGMLAAIGIILISKQIPLALGYDKPDFWTSGFIQLFSADNFLGNIRSFNYHITRGAILIATISLVVLIVLQQPFAKKWKVIPAPLLVVVIGIVTNIIFTKITSDYSLRPTQLVAIPSNIFDSIAFPDFSKLFSTAEIWKNGILIGLLASLETLLCIEAIDKLDKRNRITPVNRELVAQGIGNMACGLVGAIPMTAVVVRGAANVQAGARTKLSAFTHGLFLLLAVVLIPFVLNKIPYASLAAVLLITGYNLTKPSLYINMWSLGRKQFIPFMITIVVILLTDLLIGVSIGLLISIYYIIHSNFKVEYKISLTRHHGIETQYIKLNNNVTFLNKVKLRKALDEVPEYCVLTIDGSESRQIDYDILEIISEFKRKAHDRHIDLHLINISSVKVMSEK, encoded by the coding sequence TTGGGTATATTTTTTTGGAACATGAACCGCGCCCTAAAGTATTACCGCATTATTTGGTTTAAACACGATTTACCAGCTGGACTTTCTGTTTTTTTAGTGGCTTTGCCACTTTGTTTGGGCATTGCCTTGGCATCAGGTGCTCCACTCTATTCCGGTATTCTTTCAGGCATTATCGGCGGATTGGTAGTTTCATTGGCAAGTGGTTCGCAATTAGCGGTTTCAGGCCCTGCCGCGGGATTATCGACCATGGTAGCCGCAGCAATTATTACCTTGGGCGATTTTCAACTTTTTATGCTAGCCGTGATGGTCGCTGGCTTCTTTCAACTAGCGCTAGGATTGCTGAAATTAGGAACCATCGCCAATTATTTTCCATCATCGGTGATCAAAGGGATGCTGGCTGCCATTGGAATAATCTTAATTTCAAAACAAATTCCTTTGGCTTTGGGCTACGATAAACCGGACTTTTGGACTAGTGGTTTTATTCAGTTATTTTCTGCGGATAATTTTTTGGGAAATATAAGAAGTTTCAATTATCACATTACTAGAGGAGCAATTCTAATAGCTACGATTTCGCTAGTGGTGCTGATCGTACTGCAACAACCCTTTGCCAAAAAATGGAAAGTGATTCCCGCACCGTTATTGGTTGTGGTCATTGGCATAGTAACCAATATCATTTTTACGAAAATCACCTCCGACTATTCGCTAAGACCCACGCAATTAGTTGCTATACCTTCAAATATTTTTGACAGTATTGCTTTTCCAGATTTTTCAAAACTATTTTCTACTGCTGAAATATGGAAAAACGGTATTCTCATTGGCTTACTCGCCTCATTAGAAACCTTGCTTTGCATTGAAGCCATTGACAAATTAGACAAACGCAACCGGATCACGCCTGTCAATAGGGAACTTGTTGCGCAAGGCATTGGCAATATGGCCTGTGGATTAGTCGGTGCCATCCCGATGACAGCCGTAGTCGTAAGAGGTGCTGCAAATGTGCAAGCGGGCGCAAGAACAAAACTTTCGGCATTTACGCACGGATTATTTCTACTGCTTGCCGTCGTGCTGATTCCGTTTGTGCTCAACAAAATACCATACGCTTCGCTCGCTGCAGTCCTTCTGATTACTGGATATAACCTGACAAAACCGAGTTTGTACATCAATATGTGGAGCTTGGGTCGCAAACAATTTATCCCTTTTATGATTACCATTGTGGTAATTCTCTTGACTGATTTGCTTATCGGGGTAAGCATTGGACTTCTTATTTCTATTTATTATATCATTCACAGCAATTTCAAAGTGGAGTATAAAATTAGCCTTACACGGCATCACGGCATCGAAACACAATACATAAAGCTGAATAATAACGTCACATTTTTGAATAAAGTCAAACTAAGAAAAGCCCTAGACGAAGTGCCAGAATATTGCGTTTTGACCATCGACGGAAGTGAAAGCCGCCAAATTGACTATGATATTTTAGAAATTATAAGTGAGTTTAAACGAAAAGCACACGATCGGCATATTGATTTACATTTAATCAATATCAGCAGCGTAAAAGTAATGTCCGAAAAATAA
- a CDS encoding DNA N-6-adenine-methyltransferase yields the protein MNTSFERCENTKVEWLTPPNLVLKLGEFDLDPCSPIDAPFLHANNNFTTIDDGLSKEWFGRVYLNPPYGRGMELWIEKLKNHGNGIALIFARTETKCFFEHIWNDADALLFVKGRIRFYHVTGVQAGTPGAPSVFIAYGRENALALKNSGIDGRYLDLKL from the coding sequence ATGAATACATCGTTTGAACGTTGCGAAAACACAAAAGTGGAGTGGTTGACTCCTCCCAATTTAGTATTAAAATTAGGCGAATTTGATTTAGACCCTTGTAGTCCGATAGATGCTCCTTTTTTACACGCAAATAATAATTTTACGACTATTGATGATGGTTTATCTAAAGAATGGTTTGGTAGAGTTTATTTAAACCCACCCTATGGAAGGGGAATGGAATTGTGGATAGAAAAATTGAAAAATCACGGTAATGGAATAGCATTAATTTTTGCGAGAACCGAAACGAAATGTTTTTTTGAACATATTTGGAATGATGCCGATGCGCTATTATTTGTAAAAGGAAGAATTAGATTTTATCACGTAACTGGTGTTCAAGCAGGAACTCCTGGAGCACCAAGCGTATTTATTGCTTATGGAAGAGAGAATGCTTTAGCATTAAAAAATTCGGGAATAGATGGTAGATATTTGGATTTGAAGTTATAA